DNA from Musa acuminata AAA Group cultivar baxijiao chromosome BXJ1-5, Cavendish_Baxijiao_AAA, whole genome shotgun sequence:
AGAACTAAATCGTCCAGCAGATTCAACCGAGATATGGCTTCTGGAATAGAACCAGTCAGATTGTTTGAACCCAAATCCAACGCCACAAGGTTTGTGCACTTGAAGAGCTCGGGTGGTATCTCCCCAGATAGTCTATTTCCATGCAGAGACAAGTTTGTCAGATTTCTCAACTTGCCAATGGACTTCGGTATGGATCCTTCAAAAAAATTATAGTCTAGTTGTAGTCTCTCCAAATTAGAAATGTTGCCGACGGCGATCCGAATGCAGCCTGCAAGTAGATTGCTGCTCAAAGATATCTCTAGAATCGTTGGAGATCTCCACAGTTGATCCGGAACATGTCCAGAGAAATTATTCTGTGACAGTTCCAATGTAACCAGTGGAAGCTCACCCAAGTAGTCTGGTATTTCACCATGTAAGTTGTTCCCAAGTAGGATCAAATCAGTAAGATTAGAGCATCCTCTGAAGGTTTCTTCGATGCTGCCAGTTAGTTTATTCTCCGATAAAGAGAGAGAAGACAAGGACCTGCAATCACATATCTTTGAGGGAATTTCTCCAGAGAGTTGATTGGCATCAGCAGAGAATGAGGTCAGAAATGGCAGATCAAGTGGAGGCAAAGATCCACTGAATTGGTTCTTGCCCAACCTAATGGAGTTTACCATCTTCCAGTTCGAAATCCAGGGGGGAATGGGACCTTCCAGGTGATTTCCTTCTACGATAAATGTAGTGATAGATTCGAGTCCTGCAAGACTTGCAGGAAGAGGACCAGAGAAGGAATTGAAAGACAAGTCTAGGATCTTTAGATTCTTGCAGCTGCCTAGTTGTTCTGGTAAATGCCCACTCAACCCAGCATCAGCTGCAACCAGATACATTAAGttcaccaaatttcctatagatcGAGGTAGTTCCCCTTCAAAATTGTTCTCTGAAATGTCTAAATCTATTAAGTTCCTGAGATCAGAGATCTCCCTCGGAACAGTTCCTGTGAGCTTGCAACTGTGGAGAGAGAAAACTTTGAGCTGCTTCATCTtgccaatctctactggaacactCCCAGTGAAGCCATTGCGACCCAACCAGAGAGAATCTAGACTTGTCAATCTGCCAATGGTACTTGGTAGAGATCCTATAAAGCTGTTTGAAGAAAGGTCAAGAGTTAAGAGAACTCCAAGGGAACCAATGCCAGGAAAGATGGACCCAGAGAGCCTATTTCGGCTGACATCCAAGTGCAGGAGTCTGCTGAGGTTTTCCAAGCTGCTTGGTAATGTTCCAGACAAGTAGTTAATGCTCAAGTCCAGATACTCCAGATTCTGTAAGCTCCCTATATCTAGTGGAATGCTCCCTGAGAAAGAATTTCCCGAGATCGAAAGCTTCGTGAGACCTTTCAGATGTTCAACTATGATTCTCAAGCCTCCAGAGAAGGAATTGGAGTCAAGGACAAGTTCTTTGAGCATTTTGAGGTTGGCAAGTGAAGAAGGCAGAGCTCCAGAGAGTTGATTCCTGCTCAAATCCAAGGACTGCAGAGTTTGTAGATCACCAAACGAATCTGGAACTTGACCAGAGAATCCACAGCCACTGAGGTTGAGTGCTTTCAGATGTCTGAACTCACCAATGCAGCTCGGAATTGATGAGTTAAGGGGTGTGTAAGATAAATCTATGGCCTGAACTGCTGGACCAACACATGTTATGCCTGACCAGTTGCAGGGACTTTCCACGTTAAACCAGTTAGATAACAAGTTTCTTCCTTGGGAAAGTGAGTCTCTCAGCGTGAGCAACTTCTCCATCTCAACAGTGTAACTTGCATGCAAGAAAGGCGTGTAGGGGACGACGAAGATAACGAAGAATGAGAAGGCATGAAGCGTCTGAGATCTCTTCCCTCTTGTTGACATGCTTATGCAGCTACTGAGAACCTCTAAAACTTGGAGCACTTCAATCTTTAATTTGAGAGGCGTAATCTGCATGATCAAAGCAGAACAAATTCAGTAGGATGTGCACAAAGCTGTTCTTATCCTTACCCTTTCCCATCAATAAGAATGGATCATTCAATACCTGTGTGAGAGAAAAGAACAGGCAAACACAAGAGAAAAGCTACGACAACAAAGAAACTACAGATAGTCGGAACAAGCTTCATATCATAACCATAACTCACTATCTAATACACAGACAGAGCTGGCAAAAGAAATTGATACTATTTGGCTTTCCACCAAAGTGTTACTTTCCTCCTCGCAGAAGCAACTAAAGACAAAAAGGAACAACAAATGGAAAAGAGAACTTTTTGAGAACAGTGAGAAACAGTAGCAATGGGTGTCCCCAGAAGCAAAATAAAATAGAACGGCCACAAGAGACAGAGAACTGAAGCTTTACACAATCAAGTGAAACAAAACCAGCCATCAGAAACACACATCTCGCCAGAAAAAGATGGATCGAAGCATTAAAAgaaccttctcttttcataaaagAAACAAGAGGCACAGTAGAAACCCATACTGTAACAGAAGGAAAAGGCAACAACAAGCCATTCCCAATATCCGAACCACCATACCCTTCTCAGAGCCAGCTGGAAGAGATGGTAAAGGCAAAGCTTTGCAGAAGCCTGGTCCAAATCGGAACTGAGGTCACAAAAGTAAGCCCCAGAGAGAGACGAGAGAGACAGGAATCTCCTACCTCACTCCTCTGAGAGCTCTAACGGCAGGTGAGGTGAGAGCTGGAGATAGGAAGTGGCAGAAAGGTTGGTGAACCGCTCGACCAGTCATGCTGCAGGAAAACATTGGAAACCTGACACTCCGGCTCAGTGGCAggcgctcaccaagaaagatctggAGTCGTCTTGTGGTTCTCGAAGGCTTGGGATCGAGGAGAACCGACGGAGGCGCGAAAGGCGCCATCTTTATGCGGTTTTCTGCTCGAAAACGGGGAGAGAAGACAAGAGGGATTGGATAAAGGTGCGGCAAAAGACGAGGAGTGGAATGCTTTTACGGTTCTAATAGGCGCACTGGCGACGAATCAAATTTTCCACTGTTTGGAATGTGTTCGGAGAAACCGCCACTTAGGGTTTCTTTAACGGATCGAGGAGAATGAACTTTATCTGCTCAATGATCATCGATCGGTTTCGGGAGAGTCGAGAGTACCGAAGTGGATTTGTGTTGAGAAGAACACAAAGAACAGAGCTTCCTTTTGTTAACCGTCTCATCCATATCAAGACGAGAAGAATCCAAACGAAAAAAAGATAATCTTTTTCGTAAAGAAAGCAGCAGCAAGAGAGACGAACACCGGAAGAATTGGTCGCATTGCAACAGAACCACATCAACAGGGCAACAGATCAGACAAAGAGCAAAAGCCGAACGGCGGCGACGAGCGAGCGAGAGACGCAGAGAGCCTCACCGAGCTGTTTCAGCTACCGAGGGGCCCAGAGAATCGGTGTCGCTGCCGGGTTACCTTTCGGCCCCACCACCGAGATCCCCAGCAGACTAAGTTTGGGCCGCGATATCCTTCGCCGTGGTCGACGGAAGAAAGAAACCTGCGCTTGCTTGTGGCAATGTCGATAACTTGCAGGTGTCGTGCTTCTTTTGAGTGTACTCTTTGGTGTGGAGGTCATGAGATGTGCGAGGAGGAATCGTttcagagtgagagagagaggagaaaagatAAGCTCGGTTTGGGCGTAATCATGACTTACTAATGACTCAGAATGTGATGAGAGAACACTTGGCGTCTTTGTGTTCAGCAATACCGCACTTATGGCCCACAATATTAGGAACGGCGGTTGCCGAATTCTTTTTATATCTGCTTATATCTAATTATTTTGtaatcaataataataaataataaataattataattatttaaataaatatatttttaatatattagaattgaaaaaataataataatatatttatcccttcacttattttattttttgcactTAGCTAATTCATAGCCCCACTCGGCCACTCACATGCCACGGTAGACCGGGTCCCACTTCCCATCCAATCAATCCCAGATTCCGTGGAGGTACGTGAGTCTCTCCTCTGACCGCCGGTTCTTTCACTCGTCCCCGATCCACCGTCCAGGCCACGATCAACGAACGGCGGATCTCTCACCGGCTCACCTTTTCTCCCTTTCTCTTCTCACACTTGAAGGAGTGGCTCTTTGGCAGCTGCTTTGTAGCAGTATCTCTCACTGTAGTTGTTGTTTAAGCTTCTCCTTCTCGCGGGCGCAGCTTTTCTGGGAGTCTACGGCTACAGGTAGGGCAAAGGGGTTGGTGACAGCATCTCGACTGCAATGTgtcagaggagagagagagagagagaggaagggatGGGGAGGAAGCTGAGGTTATTAAAATGGAACGATGATGAGAGTCAACGTAGTTATAGCCTGGAAGGCATATATTAGTAGTCTAGTTTGCGCATTTCATTGCACCAAATGAAATGGAAGATTGAGATGGAGAAATGGAAGAGGGAGTTTGGATCCATATTTGTTGAGGAAGAGTATCCATTTCCACTCATTTGCCTGCCTTGTCAAAGAATTTATTGAGTGCTGAGAAGCTCATCTTAATCAATAAGGAGAGAAGAATTccttcttttgtttcctttcattcAATAAGAAGATGAGAGGAAAACTGAATAAATCAGATTTACAGAGCTACAATATCCCATAATAGCCTGACAATCACCCATCAGATCTGAACATTTAGATTGGATCTGTTTATTTATCTAACAACATTATGCACATATCAAACACACAAACAAAAAAGCTAGTGTATCGGCACGAACATAACAAGAAGCATAATTCCGGATTCAACAAGCTGATCGAAGgtgtttcttctctcttttttttctttgccgACGAATAAATGATCAGAACATCCATCTTTGAGGCTTTTGCACCGTGCTTCGACGGGGTCTCCTTGGATTCTCTAAGCTATTCCGCTTCATGTTTGATGAGACTGTTGAACTGTGGAAATCATGGCTCCTTTGGGGCAATGCTGAGGTCTGTGATTGTGTTTTACATGCAGGCGTTAAGGCACGCTGCTTCTGCGAGGCTGATCTCTGTGCCGTCAGCATCCTCCGAGTGGAAGTCCATCTGCTGTAGTTCACACAACTCTGGCTCCTACCTACTTGTTGGAGGTTGGTTTCTTTGGGGGTTGGGATGTTTCTGCTTTCCATGGTTTCAGCAGAGTACATGGTATCCTCTTCACTACCAAATTCATTGCCTTCatgctgcaactctgatatctccAATGGAGATGAACTGGACTGCACACTGCAGCGATCCTCTTGCCAAGTGCCGATTGGGGGAAGCTTATATTTCCCTTCACGACTGGCTTGTGGTACATCCTTTGGTGACAAGTCATATTCTCTCAACACATTTCCAGGCTCAGACCCTCGAACATTATCTTCATCAGAGAGTACTTGTTTAAGCGGCGGTGGCAGAATGATAGATCTCGGAGCCCTCGGAGGGAAATTAATGTCCAAGAGCTGGATTGGAGCATATTGCTTCTTCTGAAGTGGCCCAGAAATGAGTTTTGGTGATTCAAAAATCTCCGGAGTTGGAATCCCCTGTTCATGGGTACAGCTTAAATCAATAGCCATGTTTTCGTCGTGGGAGAACATTGCATTTGAATTTGCTGAACAGCTTGATCCAAGCTGAAACTTTGATCTTCGATTGACAGGTGAGGATGACAAGATATTATCATTCACCTCCTCAAATGCCTTGAAGACGCGGCGAAGGGTGAAAGAAGCACAAGAATTCCCACTCTTCTGTCCTGTGGGCATTGATCGAATCTTAGACAACTTGGGTTTGCTAACCTCATCCAAGCTCCCTTCCCAGTGCTGATGTAACCAATCACAAATGACTGGAATTGGGATCCCAAACTGCATAGAAGTATCTTTCTTCCATGATAGAGATGACGAAGAGGATGCAGATCTTCCGGTGGGTGACGAGGCAAGTTTCATGGGATCACATACCATAAAAGCTAAGTTTCCATGAACATCAAAACCAGCGGATCCAGGGCACCATGCCACCCCATCTATGAACAGTTTTATGAGGTTGTCAGTGGCTATCACTACTTTTCCCTCACCGACGGCCAGCTCCTTTTTGTCTGTGTGCCCTAAAAGATAAACCACATTACCCAGATCTATATTTGGATTGAAGCAGGTCTTCAAGTAAcgaggctgctgcacctctgaggGTGAGTCACTATCCAGAATATCAAGCCCCACTATAGTAAGATCGAGAACAGAACTGGTTATGAAAAATCTGGAACAAGAAAAAGGAACATGAGTACAATGGCCTAATCTGGTTAACCAAGGGAAAAATTACGAAGTATGAACCAGAAGATCAAATTATGTAATTTCAATGATCATCTTTTGTTGTTAAAGCATTAAAGCAAAAGAACAACAGATCATCCTACATATTTAAATGATCTTCTTTTGTTGTTAAAGCAAAAGAACAAATTATGAATGCTTGATGCAAAACATTATGCAGTCAATGCAGACAATCAAATCAACATGGAACTGCACCAATTAAATATTGATCTGTTACGTAATTTGATGTGGATAATAAAATTTTGTATCGGACATTTTTGTATTTCGGTTGATACTTTTTTATGTCTAAATCCATATAATTTCACATCATGCACAATCATTTTGGTGGTTGACCTCCATTCTTGGGGTGCTAATTCTTTGGCCACCTACCACAGTACACAATTTTTAGTTAAAACGAAAAAAGCAGACTCCATTTCTATGCCATGGAATTCACCCATTCAGTAACCGATATCAAACTGAAGAAATTCTAAATCAGTTGCAGTGTAACATTGACCATACATAATTGATGCCTCTTTGGGAGATGATGCCAGAATGCCATATGGCAATTAAGGGGACCAGACTTGTTGGTGATCCTTTTCAGTCAGGCACAAGACATGTTCCTGCTATAGCCGAAAAGAGGGACAACGAGACCAAAAGACATCTGTGCACACATCTCTTTGCACCTATCATTTCTCATGTACTCATCTGTTTCTTAATCATACTGCTCTTGCTACTTATTTTTTCTTCACATTTTCCATTTAACTCTTAGTGAATGAATTTTCAGATTTAACTTGTCCTAAGTGTTTACCTAATGAGGTATGAAGACATATAATCAAATCTTAGCAAATACATGAGATCTCATACCCAATCCTAAAGAAGAGCTTTACTTAAAATTTAGACAAGAAAACTACCATAGTTGGTGCTGATCTGAATACCTTCTTTCTGTATGTTTAATCTGCAACAACTATAAATTCTTAAATGAAAGTCCTTTCAGATGCAAAAGTGAAATGGTGTGAATAATACTATACCATGACATCTTACAAGATGCAGACATTTTAAGCACTATCATAGCTGATCCAGTTACTGGCCTTCTTGGTTGATACTTTGTACAGACTATAATAGTGGTGTTTAAATCAAAACCTGAACTGTATATTATATAATATGATTGTGAACAATTAGAAGTTCTACCCATGATTTAATTTTCAGATATTCTGGTTTTACAATAAATTAAACTTATCCGAAAACGAAAATGCTTATATTTCCTCGGCTCAACAAATTTGATAAAGGCAAAGTGAGAATTTCATCCATCTACTCAATGTGCTCCAAGAATTCCAAGAAAAGAGAATGGTATACCTTCTAGTCCTGCTTGAAAATTTAGTGAACAATGAAATTGTAACAGCCATGGTAAAAAAGGTGATGAAGCTATGTGTTGATACAGAGGTCACACACTTTAATGTTCCAAGATATAGAGGCATAGATTATACTTTATACACACTCTTTTAACCGCAATGTTCCAGATTCCATTAATTTAAGAGCATTTTTCCAATAAATAATTTGCATTTGAGAAAAGTAAAACATAGATTAACCTTCACTGATGTCAAGAAAAGCACGTCAGATTTTTCCATAACTACTATGAAGATTGCCTTTATTGAATTCTAAATGGTTTATAGGGTGCACAATTTCAACAGAAGTAAATATCTTACATTATTATTAGCTTTTGGTTTGCTATAATCTGTATTTACAATTCATGGAAGCAGGAAGTGCCCTTGATTCAAGAGATAATAAGCAGAAAGCTATATTACCTTAAGCTACATAAACCAAATAAATTTCACTGCAAGATTTGGTAAACCCAGGTGGCGCTAAGTAGTTAAATCATATATGTTTCTTGCAGATTGCTTCTCTCGATCACTTGGGAAAAATGTGCACAGTGTTCATTATGCTCATGCACCAATTTACGAAATAAAGGCTTGCACCAAAATGCACATCGGCAATCAGTTCATGGGTACACAATTGAGTAATAAACTGAAGCCATATTTTGGCTTTACCCTCGCTTTAGCTTTCGGAAGTCAAGAAGTTGCAATAACAGCCACAATTCTATTCTCACATAAGATATATTATCAAGGATGTTAAACATGTACATCAACAGGAAAGCCATCATatccaaaacaaaaaaaacagaTGTAATCACTAAATACTGATTTTAAGCTGAAAAAGAAATCCACATAAATTGGACTTCTCAATATTCGGATAATCGAGGCTATGTACCTTTCCTTAGTTATTGCAAACAGTGGCTAGCAAGGTCCATCATATACATCATGACCACAACCACAATAAAAACCACTAACACAAAGATCTCATGCAAGTtgataatagtgaaagatttgatCTAGTGATATATAACGAATACAAAGATCAGGTCTTCATGCTAGTTGAATCCATTGCTTGGACATCTTAAGCCGCAAAAACATTTTGAAGCACTGTTAGAAAGAAAAATATACACTTAAATAAACGCAGTAAACAATTGTACCACAAAAATACATCCTTCCCCAGTATTTTTCACTTCAGAAACATAATGAGGTATCTAATCAATCAAAAATGGCTGAGAAACAAATATTATCTTGACCATATCATCAAACTCTTAAGAAGGAAAAAGAACAGCAACCAACCAGTTGCCAGTCTTAAAAGTCCTATGCTCCTTCCACAGTTGAAGACATAATGGTGGTTATAAATACAACTGTCCTATATAATTAACCATTCAGCAGCTATCAATTTAATGCTTCCACTAAGGCTGTCTACATGGTTGCAGATCTTAACCGAACAATACGGGGTCATTCATAACCACACTGTCATGATTCCGCCTACTTCCACATCTATCTACAATTCAAGCACTAGAATTCCAATCTCAAGTCCCAAGTTAAAATTTTGATGTTTTAAGATGAATCTATGAAACTTGTAGTCTAAAGGAGACAGAAAAGGGAAAGATTTGTGCAATGATTTAGCACATGAGAAGACTCGAATTCAGAACTAGAGTACCAAAAAAGGGGATTTTGCTGGGCAAGGGTTAGTAAATGACCTCTGGGGGGCAAGGCGGGCAGGTAAGCGGTCATGGCAGAGGCGGATCTCGGCGGCCTCTGTGGCGGCGGCGGAAGGGAGGTTGGCATGGGTCGTCAGAAGGAGGTTACGATGAATAAGGAACCCAGTCCCCACGCCGCCGCCACTCCCACCCCCGGCGGCGTAGATGGCGGCCAAGGCGGGACCTTTGGAGCAAAAGATGCCACCTTTCACCCTCTCCGACCTCCCTCCGCCCGAGCAGAAGCACCACCTCGACCCTTCTCCCAAGACCCCCATCTCCACTCTTCCCCCACACTCTCTTCTTCCCTCCAATTTAAGGAACAAGCAGCCCAATCAGCGTTGCTCGGCGGAGGCCGTTACGGGTCCGTGCATGTCGGTTGCTGGTGTCGGCGTCTTGGTGCTCCGGCCGACACGTGACGGCACCGATCTATCAGTTTCAAGAGCTGGTCTTCTGTCTTCTTCTTGCTCCCGTCCTAAATAAGGCAAGGACTGATGTTTACACTCCTCCTTTTCACCGGATGTACTTCTACTCTGCGAGAAAGATGTCAAAGACAGGTGCCGCTGTGGTAAAAACAGAGGATTCCGGCGTGGTAATAGGGAGGGTTGGACTTGAAACAGCGGGCTACTCCAGTCAGCATGAGGGAGAAGTGGCTGATCTGTGGAACAAAACAAAAGCACGTAAATTTAGCAGCATTTTATGTACACATACATATATCGTGATGTAATTGTCACCACCCCAAACTTTGCGGTGGAATCGTGTGGTATTTAGTGCTCGTCTTGGCCCCCATGTTTGCTGTGCAAGTTTTGTCCTGTCATCAGCTTCATTTTCCTGAGAACAATCATAGAATTCCTTCGTCAAACCGAATCTATATTTACAGAAGGTCACAAGGTGAATCTTGCTCCCTTTGGTTATATATACGTCTGGCAAAATCTACTGGTTTTTAGggatctccgagctgccaagataCATGAGAATCAATCTGACCATGGAGATCAGCCCAGCGTTCTCTCTACAGCAGTGTTTTCCAACACTGTTAAGACTCGAAAGGAGAATGTGTTGCAGAAGGTTTGATATGTGATGGGGAAAATATTTACTTCCAATACTGTGGAAGCACAATTAATGAGTGGAAAATGGTCCCCCATTAACAATTCAACAACTTGGAGATCGactcaatataaaataaaaatgttggATAAATATTTCACctatatcataaaaatatttttctagatTAAACCTATAATCCATCGATCATAATAATCGATGTTAATTATTGTTAACGTAAAACTTTATTTTTCATCTCGGAACTAACAAAAGCAGAGAAATCTCGGATTCGGATCGTAGGTGGATTCGACCCGATAACGTAAGATCCGAATCCGACAAGTTGAGGAATCCAAAAAGTGGAGACATCAGATTTGTACGATCCAATAAGATTGATGAGATACATAAAGTCTTCCTCCTCCGTTGACGGCCTCAAACACCGAAGCCCCCTTCTCCGAGCTCCACCCGCCACGCCCGCCACCAACAAGGCCGGCGAGGCCATAGGCTCATGCTACACTGCAACCACATCTACGGCATGGCATACTTCTCCTTCACCAAGATCATCCCCTCCGAGAAGCCCATCACCCTCTTCCGCCGTGCAGCGAGATTTCACCTACATCGACGATGTCGTCGTCAAGGGTTGCCTCTGCGCCCTCAACACCGCCGAGAAGCGATGCCCTGCACAGCTGAGAGTATAAAACCCTGGCAACGCCTCGCTGGTGCCGGTGGCGAAGATGGCGGGCATCCTGGAGGACCTTTTGGGGCGGAAGGCAAAGAAGAACGTCGTCACGCTGCGCGCATGCAGAACGAGGCCGTGCCCTTCACCCACGCCAACGTCAGCCTGGCCGACAGTGACTTCGGGTATCGGCCGACGGCACGACCTCGCCACCGGGCCGAGGAAGTTCGTGAAGTGGTATTATACCTCGTTACTCGTTCGCCAGCACAAtgaaagcataatatatcttttagtatatgttgatgatattattatcacaggaaatgatcctttgaagactcaggcatttctaaagcacttggccgatcgattctcccatAAAGatttaggaactttaagctactttttggAAGTGGAAACAACATTTACACCTTCCTTcatgtctcttcctatcacaaagaaagtatattcaagatttattatcaaagacaaacatgcatgaaagaggttacaactcctctctctatcaatgaatcacttaaattatgtgatagaAGTCCTACTACATATTCGACTTAATATCgataagtccttggctccttacagtacttagctctcacccgtccagttatttcatttgccgtcaataaattatcgcaattcatgcatcgaccatctactacgcattggtctgcggtcaaacgaattttgcggtatcttaaagggactcttaatcatgacatttttcttcgcaaaaatacttcactccatcttcatgcttttgctgatgctgattgggcagggaactttgatgatagaacttctacgtccggatacattgttttccttggagctactccaatcaattggagttcaaaaaaacaaaagacggttgcacgatctacaattgaagctgaatatcgtgccatCACCATCGCCGCTGTTGAACTCAATTgagtcacaaatctgctcaaggaactcaacgtcaactccacagttattcctacaatatattgtgataatattggagctacctacttatgtgctaatccagtgttccattctcgcatgaaacacatagctattgacttccactttgtgcgagatcaagttgttagacatcaactccgtgtttctcatgtacatacagctgatgaaatctctaagcagttgagaaaaatcctccatgctgaatgtgtataacctctctactgagtgtgtataaatagctatcaagagctcactatcaaaattaactagacaattacatcttatacatttcatagtttcttctacaacttctatctttctatattcttcgtttaatttttatcaGAGAGTATTACAGCGTGAAGACTACCGAGAAAGTAGAGGAGGGTGTGTGTGTTCTTTCTTttaatcacatatatatatatatatatatatatatatctttttatatgagagagagagaaagagacttgAGTAATGGGAAAAAGAGATAAGATAAAATCTAATCaataaaatagataaaaaaaaatattttaatataaaaa
Protein-coding regions in this window:
- the LOC135674562 gene encoding uncharacterized protein LOC135674562, which encodes MGVLGEGSRWCFCSGGGRSERVKGGIFCSKGPALAAIYAAGGGSGGGVGTGFLIHRNLLLTTHANLPSAAATEAAEIRLCHDRLPARLAPQRFFITSSVLDLTIVGLDILDSDSPSEVQQPRYLKTCFNPNIDLGNVVYLLGHTDKKELAVGEGKVVIATDNLIKLFIDGVAWCPGSAGFDVHGNLAFMVCDPMKLASSPTGRSASSSSSLSWKKDTSMQFGIPIPVICDWLHQHWEGSLDEVSKPKLSKIRSMPTGQKSGNSCASFTLRRVFKAFEEVNDNILSSSPVNRRSKFQLGSSCSANSNAMFSHDENMAIDLSCTHEQGIPTPEIFESPKLISGPLQKKQYAPIQLLDINFPPRAPRSIILPPPLKQVLSDEDNVRGSEPGNVLREYDLSPKDVPQASREGKYKLPPIGTWQEDRCSVQSSSSPLEISELQHEGNEFGSEEDTMYSAETMESRNIPTPKETNLQQVGRSQSCVNYSRWTSTRRMLTAQRSASQKQRALTPACKTQSQTSALPQRSHDFHSSTVSSNMKRNSLENPRRPRRSTVQKPQRWMF